In the genome of Blastopirellula retiformator, the window GACGGCGTTTGCGCCTCAGGCTACGATGCAACGCGATCGGGCTTACTTCGGCTGCCGCAGGGGCAACTCGACGACGAACCGAGCGCCGCCGGTGGAGGGTTCCATGTAGATTCGCCCGTTGTGGTGTTCGGTGATCCGGCGGACGATCGCCAGGCCGATGCCGGTACCTTCCGAGTTGGGGTCGAGCTTCTCAAACAGACCAAAAACCTTCTCGTGGAAGGCGGGAGGGACGCCGGGCCCATTGTCGGCGAAGGTCATCCGCAATTGCGTCGCCGTGGAAATCCAACTGACGACGATCTCTGGACGCTGGGGATCGGCAAACTTGGCGGCGTTATCGAGCAGATTCTGGAAAGCCTCGACCAAACGGATGCGATCTCCTTCGAGTTCGACCGGGTTCCCCTGAAGCCGGAGGTCGATTCCCTTGTCGGGCGAAGTCAAATCGATCCGGCGGATCGCGTCGTTAAGCAGGCTTGGGACCGTGCAATGCTCGGTCGGATTGACGACGCGACCGATGCGCGAGAGCTCGAGCAGATCGTCAAGCAAGCTGCTCATGGACGAGCAACCGTTGGAGATAAACTCCATGTCCTCGTGAATCGCCTTCGGGTCGCCTCGCCTTAGATCTTCACGCAGCGCGCCGACGAAACCACGGATCGTGATCAAGGGGCTCTTGAGATCGTGCGAGACGGTGTAGGTGAATCGTTCCAGCTCGGCGTTACGGATTTCGACCTGCTTCAGCAGCGATTCAACCTTGCGGCGACTGTCGATGATGTAGGAGTTGATGCCGCCGCAAAAGAGGCCTGCGACCAGCAGCGACAGGAAGACGATCGCCGGCATCGTGTAGAGTCCTTCCGAGGCGAACCTGCGCGTCGCCGCCAGTTCGACTTGCATCGGCAATCCGTCAAATTCGACGCTGTCGATGGAATGACGACTGAAGTTCTCGCTGACGTCGCCATCGGACGATTTCAAGCCGATAATTTCGAGCTTGGGAGAGCGGGGACTGGCTGCGTAGACGCGAACCACGAAATAGTTGGGCATCTTGGCGGCGATCGACTCTTCGAGCGAAGCTTCCGAAGAGTAGGCCACGACGCAACCGACGTGATGCGTCACGCCATCGGTCGCGGCGCTGGCGACCGGGAAACAGGCGATCAATCCCGGACCTGGCAGCGGCGTCTTGACGTCGGGGGGAATCACATCGACCGTCAAGTCGCTGGTTTGCGTCGAAGCGTCGAGCGCTTCGGACAAGAGGCTGTTCTTCTCGATGGGCGATCCGGCCCGCGATGCGAGGTCGCCGTCAGGTTCGGTCAGCACGATGCGCCATGGACTTTGTTCGTCGGTCGAATCGCGGTTGGCGAAAAAGAGCTGATCGACGACGGCGTATTTCTCGCTCTGCCGCATCCGGGAGACGAAGATCTCCCACTCTCCCTTTTCGACCACCTGGCTGGACACGAACAAGGTTTGCGCCCGATCGGCGGCGCTGCGGATATCGTCAAACTGTCGCTGGACGACTTGCTCAAGCGAGCGGGAATATTCGAGGAAGAGAATCGTGCGGCGGCTCTCTTGATAC includes:
- a CDS encoding sensor histidine kinase, which encodes MDSQLEKPEESQIPRLHLDRYGWGVFAGFLVLATISAWFSWRYQESRRTILFLEYSRSLEQVVQRQFDDIRSAADRAQTLFVSSQVVEKGEWEIFVSRMRQSEKYAVVDQLFFANRDSTDEQSPWRIVLTEPDGDLASRAGSPIEKNSLLSEALDASTQTSDLTVDVIPPDVKTPLPGPGLIACFPVASAATDGVTHHVGCVVAYSSEASLEESIAAKMPNYFVVRVYAASPRSPKLEIIGLKSSDGDVSENFSRHSIDSVEFDGLPMQVELAATRRFASEGLYTMPAIVFLSLLVAGLFCGGINSYIIDSRRKVESLLKQVEIRNAELERFTYTVSHDLKSPLITIRGFVGALREDLRRGDPKAIHEDMEFISNGCSSMSSLLDDLLELSRIGRVVNPTEHCTVPSLLNDAIRRIDLTSPDKGIDLRLQGNPVELEGDRIRLVEAFQNLLDNAAKFADPQRPEIVVSWISTATQLRMTFADNGPGVPPAFHEKVFGLFEKLDPNSEGTGIGLAIVRRITEHHNGRIYMEPSTGGARFVVELPLRQPK